In Populus alba chromosome 1, ASM523922v2, whole genome shotgun sequence, a single window of DNA contains:
- the LOC118056917 gene encoding probable E3 ubiquitin-protein ligase ZFP1: MGQRNMLCTNQMIDLEMDQQSQGYLHPESCILLGGVTNFRPPDIPTMLTASGNTINRDAHLADRYDGAMFYGMPQYHGVHPHPQYHSPNLDLSVATAPNFYVPYMTPSSGIPISHASCDQLSSSNNYGVIGVSADEYGTNSHFMDNARSSYKRKNAEGNPGNFHYLNASASSSSSVPPMNTRHPEGVALMDATSFTPPHYRGTSASSIREVGSQRSVRNRLGSVGLDPALTHNPNHFIQGNYLGQPYQPGGSLWLDQHLSNGSTDAGASGWTQTPTIPYMHGNNVNGVPIETGSMGPQRYHEPASNRSNASFSHPSPINPQHHNFHHLSPPIQGIRGHNINILPQAPAASFRVPTANASQSTMNLSQDGLDIGLRNPGSVQPTGLRMYRPHHEGVAPETTLRHRNLPRLRVLPTDGVAILGFPDYYEVENYADHHRDMRLDIEDMSYEELLALGERIGNVNTGLSDATIRNQLKTRTYLSSPCSINLEVSFMDQEADSCIICQDDYKRKEKIASLDCGHEYHADCLKKWLRVKNVCPICKSEALTMEGKDV; encoded by the exons ATGGGACAAAGAAACATGCTATGCACCAATCAGATGATTGATTTAGAAATGGATCAACAAAGCCAGGGATATCTACATCCCGAGTCCTGCATTCTTCTAGGGGGTGTGACAAACTTCCGACCACCTGATATTCCTACCATGTTAACAGCTTCAGGGAACACTATCAATCGTGATGCCCATCTAGCTGATCGTTATGATGGTGCTATGTTTTATGGGATGCCCCAATACCATGGTGTTCATCCTCATCCTCAGTATCACAGCCCAAATCTTGATTTAAGTGTTGCTACTGCACCCAACTTCTATGTTCCTTACATGACTCCATCTTCTGGTATTCCTATCAGTCATGCATCTTGTGATCAATTATCTTCATCCAACAATTATGGAGTGATTGGAGTTTCTGCTGATGAGTATGGAACAAACAGTCACTTCATGGATAATGCTAGAAGTTCATACAAGAGAAAGAATGCTGAAGGAAATCCAGGGAATTTCCACTATCTGAATGCCTCAGCAAGCTCAAGTTCCTCAGTTCCCCCAATGAATACAAGGCATCCTGAAGGGGTTGCTCTGATGGATGCTACATCATTCACCCCGCCACATTACAGGGGGACTAGTGCTTCATCAATCAGGGAAGTAGGATCTCAAAGAAGTGTGAGGAATAGATTAGGTTCTGTGGGGCTCGATCCTGCCTTGACACACAACCCAAACCATTTTATTCAAGGAAACTATTTGGGCCAACCCTATCAGCCAGGTGGCTCTCTCTGGTTAGATCAACACTTAAGCAATGGTTCTACTGATGCAGGCGCTTCAGGATGGACTCAGACCCCTACTATTCCTTATATGCACG GGAACAATGTCAATGGAGTTCCTATAGAAACTGGGAGCATGGGTCCACAGCGGTATCATGAGCCAGCTAGCAACAGAAGTAATGCCAGTTTCTCGCACCCTTCTCCAATAAACCCTCAGCACCATAATTTTCATCACCTGTCTCCACCAATTCAAGGAATTAGAGGTCACAATATTAATATTCTTCCTCAAGCACCAGCAGCTTCATTCAGAGTTCCTACAGCCAATGCCTCACAAAGCACCATGAATCTATCTCAAGATGGTTTAGATATTGGACTTAGGAATCCGGGATCAGTTCAACCAACCGGCCTTCGAATGTACAGGCCTCACCATGAGGGAGTTGCACCTGAGACCACACTAAGACATCGCAACCTCCCTCGCTTGAGAGTGTTGCCAACAGAT GGGGTAGCAATACTAGGGTTCCCTGACTATTATGAAGTAGAGAATTATGCTGACCACCACAGAGATATGCGCTTGGATATAGAGGACATGTCTTATGAG GAGCTTCTTGCACTTGGGGAGCGTATTGGTAATGTAAATACTGGCTTATCAGATGCAACTATcagaaatcaattaaaaacaagaaCTTATTTATCATCTCCTTGTTCAATCAATCTGGAAGTATCTTTTATGGATCAAGAAGCTGATTCTTGCATTATTTGCCAG GATGATTATAAGAGAAAGGAGAAAATTGCATCTCTTGATTGTGGACACGAGTATCATGCAGATTGCTTGAAGAAGTGGCTACGTGTGAAGAATGTCTGCCCCATCTGCAAATCTGAAGCCTTAACCATGGAAGGAAAGGATGTTTAA
- the LOC118056916 gene encoding ras-related protein RABA1f, translating to MSAYRADEDYDYLFKLVLIGDSGVGKSNLLSRFTRNEFNLESKSTIGVEFATRSIRVDDKIVKAQIWDTAGQERYRAITSAYYRGAVGALLVYDVTRHVTFENVERWLKELRDHTDANIVIMFVGNKADLRHLRAVSTEDAKAFAERENTYFMETSALESLNVENAFTEVLTQIYHVVSRKALDIGDDPAALPKGETINVKDDVSAVKKVGCCSV from the exons ATGAGTGCGTACAGAGCAGATGAAGATTACGACTATCTGTTCAAGTTGGTGTTAATTGGAGACTCAGGAGTTGGGAAATCGAATCTCTTATCTCGATTCACGAGAAACGAATTCAACCTGGAATCCAAATCCACTATTGGTGTCGAATTCGCTACTCGTAGCATCCGTGTTGATGACAAGATTGTCAAAGCCCAGATTTGGGACACTGCTGGTCAAGAAAG ATACCGGGCAATCACAAGCGCATACTACCGAGGAGCTGTCGGTGCATTGCTTGTTTATGATGTCACTAGACATGTCACGTTTGAAAATGTGGAGAGATGGCTAAAGGAGCTGAGAGATCACACAGATGCTAATATTGTGATTATGTTTGTTGGTAACAAGGCAGACCTGCGTCATCTGCGTGCGGTTTCTACTGAAGATGCCAAGGCCTTTGCTGAGAGGGAGAACACATACTTTATGGAGACATCTGCTCTTGAGTCTCTGAATGTTGAAAATGCTTTCACTGAAGTGCTAACCCAAATATATCATGTGGTCAGCCGCAAAGCACTTGACATAGGAGATGATCCAGCAGCCTTGCCCAAAGGAGAAACCATCAATGTCAAGGATGATGTTTCAGCAGTCAAGAAAGTTGGTTGCTGCTCTGTTTAA